The Rhodospirillaceae bacterium genome has a window encoding:
- a CDS encoding YcnI family protein translates to MSKSWISGLKSTAAALAVCAMVTPANAHVIIEGFEGRANYNEFLNLMVPHGCGLLDTTEVRMKIPASVPLFAPEQKDGWETELVMRKLDEPIKRGNQTITEVYDEVIWRGNLPALHLGVFKFLARITGPIDSVVPFKVIQTCGDKEDRWVDVVDDGEPGWKMWALEAPAPFVVVVEGDGPQLGASMQDIGAERQRLGSATKQ, encoded by the coding sequence ATGTCTAAGTCTTGGATCTCTGGTCTTAAATCTACAGCTGCAGCGCTTGCGGTTTGTGCCATGGTTACGCCAGCAAATGCGCATGTGATCATCGAAGGATTCGAAGGGCGAGCCAACTATAATGAATTCCTTAATCTGATGGTGCCGCATGGCTGCGGCCTTCTGGATACCACGGAAGTCAGAATGAAAATTCCGGCTAGCGTTCCCCTGTTTGCGCCGGAACAAAAAGACGGCTGGGAAACCGAACTTGTGATGCGTAAATTGGATGAGCCGATCAAGCGCGGCAACCAGACCATCACGGAAGTCTACGATGAAGTGATTTGGCGCGGAAACCTGCCAGCCTTACATCTTGGTGTATTCAAATTTCTGGCGCGCATCACAGGACCGATTGATTCCGTCGTGCCCTTTAAGGTGATCCAGACCTGCGGCGATAAAGAAGACCGCTGGGTTGACGTTGTCGACGACGGTGAACCGGGATGGAAAATGTGGGCTCTTGAAGCGCCAGCGCCATTTGTAGTGGTTGTTGAGGGAGATGGCCCGCAACTCGGCGCATCCATGCAAGACATTGGGGCCGAACGTCAACGTCTCGGCAGCGCCACAAAGCAATAG
- a CDS encoding SDR family NAD(P)-dependent oxidoreductase, with protein MYDLKDKVAIITGAGRPQGLGEAMAVRLAQEGCKVVIHDIGQVKGDIAPKHGVGTSDEIDQVVDGINATGGDAVGYAADMLVESEVEGLIAFAVKTYGRLDILVNNAGIGYLFGPLIEMTQEQWDAVLGVNLRGCFFGIKHAAKQMIKQGNGGRIINIASQAAKSGFGNTAAYTSSKHGLVGLTRVAGIELASHKITVNAICPNHVTTGLGAWQNDFMSKAQGKTEEEYLDGMRARIPMGRVGLVKDIANACAFLCSDQADYITAESMNVSGGEEYH; from the coding sequence ATGTACGACCTTAAAGACAAAGTGGCGATCATCACGGGTGCGGGCCGCCCTCAAGGTTTAGGCGAAGCTATGGCTGTGCGCCTGGCCCAGGAAGGCTGCAAAGTCGTCATTCACGATATTGGTCAGGTCAAAGGAGACATCGCGCCGAAGCACGGCGTTGGAACGTCCGACGAAATTGACCAGGTTGTTGATGGCATTAACGCCACTGGCGGTGATGCTGTTGGATATGCCGCAGACATGCTAGTGGAATCCGAAGTCGAGGGCTTGATCGCTTTTGCCGTTAAGACCTATGGCCGTCTGGACATTCTGGTGAATAACGCCGGGATTGGATATCTATTCGGTCCGTTGATCGAGATGACCCAAGAGCAATGGGATGCCGTGCTGGGTGTAAACTTGCGCGGTTGTTTCTTTGGCATCAAACACGCAGCCAAGCAGATGATCAAACAAGGCAACGGCGGCCGCATCATCAACATCGCCAGTCAAGCTGCGAAGTCGGGCTTTGGCAACACGGCAGCCTACACCTCGTCCAAGCATGGTCTCGTCGGCCTGACCCGGGTGGCCGGTATTGAGCTTGCCTCGCACAAAATTACCGTCAATGCAATTTGTCCAAACCACGTCACCACTGGGCTCGGTGCCTGGCAAAACGACTTCATGTCGAAGGCTCAAGGCAAAACTGAAGAGGAATACTTAGACGGCATGCGCGCCCGCATTCCCATGGGGCGTGTCGGCCTGGTGAAAGATATCGCCAACGCCTGTGCGTTCCTGTGTTCTGATCAAGCAGATTACATCACGGCAGAGTCCATGAATGTGTCCGGCGGCGAGGAGTATCACTAA
- a CDS encoding GNAT family N-acetyltransferase → MSPAAHIRLAEMQDISDIKAITDAVDLFPSNMLDDMIAGYLDGSNRDIWFVGVMDGKTVAFGFCEPERMTDGTWNLLAIGVLPAHQSAGLGKAMMQYLEDRLATEGQRVLLVETMGLPEFERTRAFYKKSGYTEEARIREFYEAGADKIVFWKHLTTS, encoded by the coding sequence ATGTCCCCCGCTGCCCACATTCGGCTCGCTGAAATGCAAGACATTTCTGACATCAAAGCGATTACCGATGCGGTTGACTTGTTTCCATCAAACATGCTCGACGATATGATTGCGGGATATCTCGACGGGTCCAATCGCGACATCTGGTTTGTGGGCGTTATGGATGGAAAAACCGTAGCCTTCGGATTTTGTGAACCGGAACGCATGACTGACGGCACCTGGAATTTGCTGGCCATTGGGGTATTGCCCGCACACCAAAGTGCGGGCTTGGGCAAAGCCATGATGCAGTATTTAGAAGATCGCCTCGCCACAGAGGGCCAGCGGGTGTTGCTGGTAGAAACCATGGGTCTTCCAGAATTCGAACGGACCCGCGCGTTCTACAAAAAGAGCGGCTACACCGAGGAAGCCCGCATTCGTGAGTTTTATGAGGCCGGTGCTGATAAGATTGTATTTTGGAAGCACCTTACAACCAGTTGA
- a CDS encoding amidase, with protein sequence MATDFIALGIAGLSRALESGDTTAMAATDFYLGQIAAQNETLNAFITVMTDAARQAALASDKRRANGKSLGPLDGIPIALKDNIDVAGVPTTGGIEAYRTRTADEDADVVRRLRDGGAVILGKLNMHEGAHGATTANEVYGFCQNPHKIGYTPGGSSGGSGAALAAGLCAGALGTDTLGSVRIPASFCGVAGLKATYGLISARGVMPLAYALDHVGPMARSCHDLTILLTAMAGFDANDPAGRHGPTTFATALDEPTSLTGLRIGYFSDLNKVSGDVVDPAVSVAYAKSIDRARNLGADMVSVRWDGYEPASLRSKALLLIEADLANTHADGLAQNPDGFSDTFRAGIAFGASQSAPKLAKALRLIEEVRPVARRMFSEVQALITPTTPVTAFSFDADMPKTITTFTAFANYAGCPALSVPVGKTEDGLPLGVQVVTPKREEATALRIGAALER encoded by the coding sequence ATGGCGACAGATTTCATAGCACTCGGCATTGCCGGGCTCAGCCGGGCGTTGGAGTCCGGGGACACCACAGCCATGGCGGCTACAGACTTTTACCTTGGTCAGATTGCTGCGCAGAACGAAACCTTAAACGCATTTATCACCGTGATGACAGATGCGGCGCGGCAGGCGGCCCTCGCGTCAGATAAGCGCCGTGCCAACGGCAAGAGTCTGGGGCCGCTTGACGGCATCCCCATTGCCTTGAAAGACAATATTGACGTCGCAGGCGTGCCCACCACAGGCGGCATTGAAGCCTATCGGACTCGCACAGCCGATGAAGATGCCGATGTGGTCCGCCGCCTGCGTGACGGAGGGGCCGTCATCTTGGGTAAGCTGAATATGCATGAGGGCGCTCACGGCGCGACAACAGCAAACGAAGTTTATGGCTTCTGTCAGAACCCACACAAAATTGGCTACACACCGGGTGGATCATCTGGTGGGTCTGGCGCAGCGCTTGCGGCAGGGCTTTGCGCTGGGGCGTTGGGGACTGATACTTTAGGATCAGTCCGCATCCCTGCATCGTTCTGTGGGGTCGCCGGACTGAAGGCAACCTATGGGCTGATCAGCGCGCGCGGCGTGATGCCGCTGGCTTATGCGCTTGATCATGTGGGACCCATGGCAAGGTCGTGCCACGACCTCACCATACTGCTGACAGCGATGGCAGGATTTGATGCCAACGATCCGGCGGGTCGTCATGGGCCAACCACGTTCGCCACCGCCTTGGATGAACCCACTTCATTGACAGGGTTACGCATTGGATATTTTTCGGACTTAAACAAAGTCAGCGGCGACGTTGTTGACCCTGCAGTTTCAGTGGCTTACGCAAAATCCATCGATAGAGCGAGAAACCTTGGCGCAGACATGGTCAGTGTCAGGTGGGATGGTTATGAGCCCGCCAGCCTGCGATCGAAAGCGCTGCTGCTGATCGAAGCCGACCTCGCCAATACGCATGCGGATGGTCTTGCGCAAAACCCGGACGGCTTTAGCGACACGTTCCGGGCCGGAATCGCTTTTGGCGCTTCCCAATCCGCACCTAAGTTGGCGAAGGCTCTGCGCCTGATAGAAGAAGTCAGGCCCGTGGCACGCCGCATGTTCTCAGAGGTTCAAGCGTTGATCACACCGACGACGCCGGTCACAGCCTTCTCGTTTGATGCCGACATGCCAAAAACAATCACAACTTTTACCGCGTTCGCTAATTACGCAGGCTGCCCGGCGCTGTCGGTGCCTGTGGGCAAAACCGAAGACGGCCTGCCGCTGGGCGTGCAGGTTGTCACTCCAAAGCGTGAAGAAGCGACCGCACTGCGCATTGGGGCTGCGTTAGAGAGATAA
- a CDS encoding D-2-hydroxyacid dehydrogenase translates to MPSVMFLRHALGVAVVISSAAFAPLTSAQAEPTAAEVIKTLGLEESDIVARDMPGWQKPTAVIVNAQGDGRLAWFQEVIPDDVTLLPARSDREAAELAAANADSVMAVVGFCSQRIVDAGPNIKWLHMPFAGVSQCVSIPQVAAGGYLITNMQRLSAPQIAEHVIAMMMYFARGLDHYAAAQRDRKWDRAAAPNDELWAINTKTMLIAGLGGIGTQTAELAAGLGMRVIATRNSSRNGPDFVDYVGLSDELPELLGQADVVVNALPLTPDTENLFDAALLARMKPTALFFNVGRGGSVVSADLVAALKNGTLAGAGLDVQDQEPMPADHVLWEAPNLLITPHISGFNDAGRDMFWVILRENLRRYVAGEKMLSVVDVERGY, encoded by the coding sequence ATGCCCTCAGTTATGTTTTTACGTCACGCCCTGGGTGTGGCGGTTGTCATTTCATCCGCCGCCTTCGCCCCGCTCACGTCGGCTCAGGCGGAACCAACCGCTGCCGAGGTGATTAAAACCCTCGGCCTGGAAGAAAGTGACATTGTCGCGCGCGACATGCCCGGCTGGCAAAAACCCACAGCGGTGATCGTTAACGCCCAGGGCGACGGGCGGCTCGCGTGGTTTCAGGAGGTGATTCCCGATGATGTAACTCTCCTGCCTGCGCGCTCTGACCGCGAAGCCGCAGAACTGGCCGCCGCCAATGCAGACAGCGTGATGGCGGTCGTCGGTTTTTGCAGCCAACGCATTGTGGATGCAGGCCCCAACATCAAATGGCTGCATATGCCGTTTGCCGGCGTGTCGCAGTGTGTGTCTATTCCGCAGGTGGCTGCAGGCGGGTATCTGATCACCAACATGCAACGGCTCTCGGCCCCGCAAATCGCTGAGCATGTGATTGCCATGATGATGTATTTCGCGCGCGGCCTGGATCATTACGCCGCCGCCCAGCGCGACCGCAAATGGGACCGTGCCGCCGCCCCCAACGATGAGCTATGGGCCATCAACACCAAAACCATGCTGATTGCAGGTTTGGGCGGTATCGGCACACAAACCGCAGAACTGGCTGCGGGTTTGGGCATGCGCGTCATAGCCACCCGCAACTCCAGCCGCAATGGCCCTGATTTCGTGGACTATGTGGGATTGTCTGATGAGTTGCCGGAATTATTGGGTCAGGCGGATGTGGTGGTTAACGCCCTGCCTCTGACCCCGGACACGGAAAACCTGTTTGACGCCGCGCTGTTGGCCCGCATGAAACCCACCGCGTTGTTTTTCAATGTCGGGCGCGGCGGCAGTGTGGTCAGTGCGGACCTTGTGGCCGCCCTTAAAAACGGCACCCTGGCCGGCGCCGGTTTGGATGTGCAGGACCAGGAACCTATGCCCGCCGATCACGTACTGTGGGAGGCGCCCAACCTGTTGATCACACCGCACATCTCGGGTTTCAATGATGCCGGGCGCGATATGTTCTGGGTGATCCTGCGCGAGAACCTCCGCCGCTATGTGGCTGGCGAAAAAATGCTCTCGGTCGTTGACGTCGAGCGAGGGTACTAA
- a CDS encoding polysaccharide deacetylase family protein has translation MSAPTFTWPDTKRLAVSVVVNVEEGAEESIADGDRMPEPVDELQVIMKKGRNLGNESNYQYGIRAGAPRVLKLLRDQGITATFTAAALALERAPDLAKEIVSDGHEVCAHGYRWAHQHWMKEDMERDFIRKAAESIEKTCGKRPQGWLSRYVLTENTRRLLLEEGYSYHMDDYSDDIPRWDVVDGKPILISPYALDTNDMKMWMDPAYTPDQWERYLIDTFDWLYEEGAVSPNKLMSVGVHLRIVGRPGRMKAFQNFLTHAASKKDVWFATRAQIADAYAAQVPAPI, from the coding sequence ATGTCAGCTCCTACATTTACATGGCCCGACACTAAACGCCTGGCCGTCTCTGTTGTTGTGAACGTTGAAGAAGGTGCAGAAGAAAGCATCGCCGACGGCGACCGCATGCCCGAGCCCGTTGATGAGCTGCAAGTCATCATGAAAAAAGGCCGCAACCTGGGCAACGAGTCCAACTACCAATACGGCATACGCGCCGGCGCGCCGCGTGTTTTAAAACTACTACGCGATCAAGGCATCACCGCCACCTTCACCGCAGCCGCCCTCGCCCTCGAACGCGCCCCAGACCTCGCGAAAGAAATCGTATCCGACGGCCATGAAGTATGTGCGCATGGCTATCGCTGGGCCCACCAGCATTGGATGAAGGAAGACATGGAACGCGACTTCATCCGCAAGGCTGCCGAGTCCATTGAAAAAACCTGTGGCAAACGTCCACAGGGATGGTTGTCGCGTTATGTGCTGACCGAGAACACACGGCGTCTACTGTTGGAAGAAGGCTACAGCTATCATATGGACGATTACTCTGACGACATCCCGCGCTGGGATGTTGTGGATGGAAAACCCATTTTGATTTCCCCCTATGCGCTGGACACCAATGATATGAAAATGTGGATGGATCCGGCCTATACACCAGATCAGTGGGAGCGTTATCTGATCGATACCTTTGACTGGCTTTATGAAGAAGGCGCTGTATCCCCAAACAAGCTCATGTCCGTGGGCGTGCACCTGCGCATTGTTGGGCGCCCGGGACGCATGAAAGCGTTTCAAAACTTCCTCACCCACGCCGCATCCAAAAAAGACGTCTGGTTTGCGACCCGCGCCCAAATTGCTGATGCCTACGCGGCGCAGGTTCCCGCCCCCATTTAA
- a CDS encoding VOC family protein — protein sequence MSDTHTAKPDVMISRLAAARVFVANVEKATRFYRDTLGLTCVGQTKGAAVFRINDIDFIVEHANPADPEAAEMIGRFTALSFAVEDCLAAVGKLTGLGVQFLGPAQKQAWGGTLAHLLDPDGNVLTLVQYPQPT from the coding sequence ATGTCTGATACTCATACCGCAAAGCCAGATGTTATGATTTCCCGTCTTGCCGCCGCGCGGGTGTTTGTTGCCAATGTTGAGAAGGCGACGCGCTTTTATCGCGATACGCTTGGCCTGACATGTGTCGGACAGACCAAAGGCGCGGCTGTTTTCCGGATCAATGACATTGATTTCATTGTTGAACATGCCAATCCAGCAGACCCGGAGGCGGCAGAGATGATTGGCCGTTTTACAGCGCTCTCCTTTGCGGTCGAGGATTGCCTTGCTGCGGTTGGAAAATTGACCGGCTTGGGCGTACAGTTTTTAGGGCCAGCCCAGAAACAAGCATGGGGCGGCACGCTGGCGCATCTGTTAGACCCAGACGGCAACGTGCTGACCTTGGTTCAGTACCCGCAACCGACGTGA
- a CDS encoding phenylacetate--CoA ligase family protein: MAKRPPYFAGFDIDQMLTDHPIGDDFLPTFTQMSRDELHTLQSDRFMSCVKRAWEIPFYQRHWGAVGLEPGDISSLDDIKKIPVFGKSDLMKSIEDHPPFGDFAGTDFSDDNHRHAVMHTTSGTTGTPQVLLFSPKTREMQNLLVARAYLFQGLKGSDVVHSIYGHGMVNAGHYMREAVLHFTNAMFCSAGTGVETRSAQQVQIMNRFKTTVIVGFVDYLKRLATVAREEGLEPGKDIPIRMISGHFGREDRDEISRLWGGAECFDWYGVGDTGIICSEGPDHTGMHVWEDAHYVEITDVDSGEPLEDGEQGDVIDTVLYKDDLYPMIRFNTHDVSALHTGANDTGLVFKRMQGIFGRSDNMVKLRGINVFPHGIGGVLLERPEFDGEFFCRAVRDEHGRDDMIVMVEINTDPSPDLEKAYKELIKTRIGVDMPIEFYKPGGLSDLTEVDKRQKPKRLSDERF, encoded by the coding sequence ATGGCAAAACGCCCGCCCTACTTCGCTGGTTTTGACATCGACCAGATGTTGACCGATCACCCCATCGGTGATGACTTCCTGCCAACCTTTACACAGATGAGCCGCGACGAACTCCATACGCTGCAAAGTGATCGCTTCATGTCTTGCGTAAAGCGGGCCTGGGAGATCCCTTTTTATCAACGGCACTGGGGCGCTGTTGGTTTGGAACCCGGCGACATCTCCTCGCTCGACGACATCAAGAAAATTCCGGTCTTCGGAAAATCCGACCTGATGAAGTCGATTGAAGACCATCCCCCATTCGGGGATTTTGCAGGCACTGATTTTTCCGATGACAACCACAGGCATGCGGTGATGCACACCACATCCGGCACAACAGGTACGCCGCAAGTCTTGTTGTTCAGCCCCAAAACCCGGGAGATGCAGAACCTTCTGGTGGCGCGGGCCTACCTCTTCCAGGGCCTGAAAGGGTCGGACGTAGTTCACTCCATCTACGGTCACGGCATGGTCAACGCCGGACACTATATGCGTGAGGCCGTGCTGCACTTTACCAACGCGATGTTCTGCTCAGCAGGCACAGGCGTCGAGACGCGCTCGGCCCAGCAAGTGCAGATCATGAATCGCTTCAAGACGACCGTGATCGTTGGCTTTGTCGATTACCTCAAACGCCTCGCCACAGTCGCACGCGAGGAAGGTCTAGAACCCGGCAAAGACATTCCCATCCGCATGATCTCAGGCCACTTTGGCCGTGAGGATCGCGATGAAATATCGCGCCTGTGGGGCGGCGCGGAATGCTTCGACTGGTATGGCGTTGGCGACACTGGCATCATTTGCAGCGAAGGCCCCGATCACACCGGCATGCATGTGTGGGAAGATGCACACTACGTCGAGATCACGGATGTCGACAGCGGCGAACCCCTAGAAGACGGTGAACAGGGCGATGTCATCGACACGGTTCTCTACAAAGATGATCTTTATCCGATGATCCGGTTTAACACCCATGATGTATCTGCGTTGCACACAGGCGCAAACGATACCGGTCTGGTGTTTAAACGCATGCAGGGAATTTTTGGCCGCTCTGACAACATGGTCAAGCTGCGCGGCATCAATGTGTTCCCTCATGGCATCGGCGGCGTTTTGCTTGAACGACCTGAATTCGACGGCGAGTTTTTCTGCCGCGCGGTTCGTGATGAACATGGCCGGGATGATATGATTGTGATGGTTGAGATCAATACCGACCCCTCGCCAGATTTAGAAAAAGCTTACAAGGAACTGATCAAGACCCGCATTGGGGTCGATATGCCCATAGAGTTTTACAAGCCGGGTGGACTCTCTGATTTGACTGAAGTGGATAAACGACAAAAGCCTAAGCGCCTCAGCGACGAACGGTTTTAG
- a CDS encoding MaoC family dehydratase encodes MVVEAAKVGENRYRERGGRYFEDFKVGDIYEHRPGRTVTMTDNIWFTTLTMNSHPVHFDAEYAKHTEFGQPLIVSTLTLAIITGMSVSDVSQKAIANLGWTDIMLPHPVYAGDTIYAESEVLSTRPSKSRPGQGIVKVKTTGFNQHKDIICTYERTVLVMGRDNNVEEKAGY; translated from the coding sequence ATGGTCGTAGAAGCCGCCAAGGTTGGAGAAAACCGCTACCGAGAACGTGGTGGCCGTTACTTTGAAGATTTCAAAGTGGGCGACATTTATGAGCACCGCCCTGGACGCACCGTGACCATGACCGACAACATCTGGTTTACTACGCTGACCATGAATTCACACCCGGTGCACTTTGATGCCGAATACGCCAAGCACACAGAATTTGGCCAGCCGTTGATTGTTTCCACCCTGACGCTAGCGATTATCACTGGCATGAGTGTTTCAGATGTCAGTCAGAAGGCGATCGCGAATCTGGGGTGGACAGACATTATGTTGCCGCACCCAGTTTATGCAGGCGACACGATTTACGCAGAATCAGAAGTGCTTTCTACACGACCAAGCAAGTCCCGGCCTGGGCAGGGAATCGTTAAAGTTAAAACCACCGGCTTTAATCAACATAAAGACATCATTTGCACGTATGAGCGTACGGTTCTGGTGATGGGACGTGACAATAACGTCGAAGAGAAGGCAGGATATTAG
- a CDS encoding acyl-CoA dehydrogenase family protein codes for MRDDHAASTLSEEELEAIRDSVRALCQDFPGEYWRELDEKRDYPTAFVTAMTEAGFMAALIPEEYGGSGLGLKAACAILEEIHKSGCNAGACHAQMYTMGTVLKHGSPEQKADWLPKVASGEIRLQAFGVTEPTSGTDTLSLQTTAVKSGDHYVVNGQKIWTSRAEHSDYMVLLARTTPKDQIEKKGDGLSVFMVDMRDALKDGMTIRPIRTMMNHATTEVFFDDVKVPATNLIGEEGKGFRYILDGMNAERTLIASECLGDAQWFIKKATDYANERNVFGSPIGKNQGVQFPIARAYASYRAAALMVNEAATKFDAGEKCAEEANIGKMLASEASWEAAEMCVQTYGGFAFAEEYDIERKFRETRLYQVAPISTNLILAYLGQNVLGLPRSY; via the coding sequence ATGCGGGACGATCACGCAGCCTCAACCCTCTCTGAGGAAGAACTCGAAGCCATTCGCGACTCGGTTCGCGCCCTGTGCCAGGATTTCCCGGGCGAATACTGGCGGGAGCTGGACGAAAAACGCGACTATCCAACAGCCTTCGTCACCGCGATGACCGAAGCCGGGTTTATGGCGGCGCTGATCCCGGAAGAGTACGGCGGGTCTGGCCTGGGCCTCAAAGCCGCCTGCGCCATTTTGGAAGAAATTCACAAAAGCGGGTGTAACGCTGGCGCCTGCCATGCCCAGATGTACACCATGGGCACAGTATTGAAGCACGGCAGTCCCGAGCAAAAAGCCGACTGGTTGCCGAAAGTTGCCTCCGGTGAAATTCGCTTGCAAGCCTTTGGCGTCACCGAACCGACCTCTGGCACCGACACCTTATCGCTGCAAACAACGGCGGTGAAAAGTGGAGATCATTACGTCGTCAACGGCCAGAAAATCTGGACCAGTCGCGCCGAGCACTCCGACTACATGGTGCTGTTGGCCCGCACCACGCCTAAAGATCAAATTGAGAAGAAAGGCGATGGCCTGTCTGTGTTTATGGTCGATATGCGGGACGCCCTGAAAGACGGCATGACCATCCGCCCAATCCGCACGATGATGAATCACGCCACCACCGAAGTCTTTTTCGATGATGTCAAAGTGCCGGCCACCAACCTCATTGGTGAAGAAGGCAAAGGCTTTCGCTACATCCTTGATGGCATGAATGCCGAGCGCACGCTCATCGCGTCTGAATGTCTTGGTGATGCGCAATGGTTCATCAAAAAGGCAACAGATTATGCCAATGAGAGAAACGTGTTTGGGTCCCCTATTGGCAAAAATCAGGGCGTTCAGTTTCCCATCGCACGAGCCTACGCGTCTTACCGTGCCGCCGCTTTGATGGTCAACGAAGCCGCCACAAAATTTGATGCCGGTGAGAAATGCGCTGAGGAGGCCAACATTGGCAAAATGCTGGCCTCTGAAGCCTCTTGGGAAGCGGCAGAAATGTGTGTGCAAACCTATGGTGGATTTGCCTTCGCGGAAGAGTACGACATCGAGCGTAAATTCCGCGAAACGCGGCTCTATCAAGTGGCGCCGATCTCCACAAATTTGATCTTGGCCTACCTGGGGCAAAACGTCCTTGGCCTGCCACGCTCCTACTAG
- a CDS encoding tetratricopeptide repeat protein, whose product MPNKVRTTACILTVCGLALGGVAPTAAMAQETVTTCDRLASHPEDPDRIIAGVATADVDQPAAIAACEADLKADPGNPRLTYQLARVYFYNGRSADAVATMDKAARAGHRQAQFVMGALITNNRPDASDDICDAEMWWSKSAKAGRLAAQVSYVRHVTKGLFDGCALNASKEEMSFFLDNVRATGGGDYYLRLLLADLTEDLAAYTGG is encoded by the coding sequence ATGCCAAATAAGGTGCGAACAACAGCATGTATTTTAACCGTCTGCGGTTTGGCCTTGGGCGGTGTTGCGCCGACAGCGGCAATGGCACAAGAGACGGTCACAACCTGTGATCGTCTTGCGTCCCATCCCGAAGACCCGGATCGTATTATTGCCGGTGTTGCAACAGCTGATGTCGATCAGCCAGCGGCAATTGCAGCCTGTGAAGCTGACCTCAAAGCCGATCCCGGCAATCCACGACTGACCTATCAGTTGGCGCGCGTCTATTTCTATAACGGCCGCAGTGCTGATGCAGTGGCGACGATGGACAAAGCCGCGCGGGCTGGCCACCGGCAGGCACAGTTTGTTATGGGCGCTTTGATTACCAATAATCGCCCGGATGCATCCGATGATATTTGTGATGCAGAAATGTGGTGGTCGAAGTCTGCCAAGGCCGGGCGTCTGGCGGCACAAGTCTCTTACGTTCGCCATGTCACGAAAGGGTTATTTGACGGCTGCGCGTTAAATGCTTCAAAAGAGGAGATGAGCTTTTTTCTGGACAATGTACGGGCCACGGGTGGCGGCGATTACTATTTGCGCCTGTTGCTTGCTGATCTGACCGAAGACCTAGCCGCTTACACAGGGGGATAA
- the dctP gene encoding TRAP transporter substrate-binding protein DctP: MAYLLKNLIVSLVILSAGPVFAQSPLTGRAAGNVPQGSIWEEHWLFRKSTLTANSEIDMEYYLYGELGNEENMINSLRRNRVQISSASLWGLSATIPEVAVLSLPYLFESPEEADYVYDCCAGDLIRPYLEQIGITFLGWSEAGWTGFYGPQPYLDPAAVQDQTLRTPSTPSVALFFQSLGVDTVFLGIQDVVPALQTGMVEGGASSLPWYLNAFKDHAPHYTLTGHHYETTVLMAAKPWLDAATEAQRAAIDQVFNVFPSQRQTVREDAARKIELLREQGAFVYDLTPQQRARWIVAAQAVHPAILRDIGGDAEAIYVQIQAAKAEFKSQQAGTSSTD, from the coding sequence ATGGCTTATCTGTTGAAAAATCTCATCGTCAGCCTCGTCATCCTCTCTGCTGGCCCCGTTTTCGCGCAGAGTCCGCTGACCGGTCGCGCAGCTGGGAACGTCCCACAAGGGTCGATCTGGGAAGAGCACTGGCTGTTCCGCAAAAGCACGCTCACCGCCAATTCAGAGATCGATATGGAGTATTATCTCTATGGCGAGCTGGGCAATGAAGAAAACATGATCAACAGCCTGCGCCGCAACCGCGTGCAGATTTCGTCCGCGTCGCTGTGGGGGCTGTCGGCGACAATTCCCGAAGTGGCTGTGCTGTCTTTGCCCTACCTCTTCGAGTCTCCAGAAGAGGCAGATTACGTTTATGACTGTTGCGCGGGCGATTTGATTCGCCCTTATCTGGAACAAATCGGAATCACGTTTTTGGGCTGGTCAGAAGCGGGTTGGACCGGGTTCTACGGCCCGCAACCTTACCTTGACCCTGCTGCCGTCCAAGACCAAACCTTGCGTACACCCTCCACACCATCAGTGGCGTTATTCTTCCAGTCTTTGGGTGTTGATACGGTATTTCTCGGCATTCAAGATGTGGTGCCCGCCTTGCAAACTGGCATGGTCGAGGGCGGAGCCTCCAGCCTGCCGTGGTACTTAAATGCGTTTAAGGATCACGCACCGCACTACACGCTGACGGGTCACCATTATGAAACCACAGTGCTGATGGCGGCGAAGCCCTGGCTGGATGCCGCCACAGAAGCTCAACGGGCCGCGATTGATCAAGTCTTCAATGTGTTTCCCTCTCAGCGTCAAACCGTGCGGGAAGATGCGGCCCGAAAGATTGAGCTTTTGCGTGAGCAAGGCGCCTTTGTGTATGACCTCACACCACAGCAGCGGGCCCGATGGATTGTGGCCGCCCAGGCAGTTCATCCGGCTATCTTGCGGGATATCGGCGGCGACGCAGAGGCAATCTATGTTCAAATTCAGGCAGCAAAGGCGGAGTTTAAAAGTCAACAAGCTGGAACATCCTCCACAGATTAA